From Bradyrhizobium erythrophlei:
CCCGGCAATACATCCATCGCGGCATTGCCGCGCGCCACTTCCAGCGCACCTTCGTGCTGGCGGAGGGGATGCACGTGCTGGGCGCGGACTTGAAAAACGGGCTGTTGTCGATCGACCTGGCCCGGCCTGAGCCGGAGAGGATCGTTAAGACAATCGCTATCAATGAACATGAATAATGGAACGAGTAGCGGACTCGACCGCTTAGTCTGAATAGAGGAGTCGAGACCATGACTGAAGGCAATGTTGTGTTTGAGCCGGCGGGCGTCTCCACGGAGTCGCTGGCAACCCTGGGCGAGGGACACATCGCCTATGTGAAACAGATCCGTTCCGAGGACGTGCCGGGGCTGTTTCCCCAGGCGCCGAAGATCGCGCCGGGCCTGAAGCTTTTCGCGCTGCACGCGGCCGACGGCACGCCGATCATGCTGACCGACAGCCGGGAAGCCGCGATCGCAAACGCCTGGAGCAACGAACTTCAGGCGGTCAGCGTTCACTGAGCAGGCGCTTGGCTGTGTCACCGGGCGCGCGGCCACGATATTTTTGCTGATGTCAGCCATCGTTTGCGGCTGTGAGGTGAGCCACATCAGAATTCAAGAACGCGCGGGCGTTCGTCTTCGGCTCGGCCGAGTGACGGACGCCCGCATTCTTTTGTTCGACGTTGCGCGCTTCAATTTCAGGGACTCCTTCGATGCGCAAGAAAGGGGAGCGCGCGGCCATCTAGAAAACCCGCGTCGCCTCGGCCTCGACCTGTTTGCGTATCAGCGGGTGCAGCCCTTCGCGGGTGGTGAGGTCGACCTCGACCCCGAGGCTTTCGTCAAGCAATCGCTTCGCCGCCACAGGCCCGCGGATGATCCTTACGCTGCCGTCGCCGGCGGCAGCGCCAGTACCGAATAGATCGCCGGCGCATCGCGCGAGGCGCGCAACTTCTTGGCGACGTCCTGGTCCCGCAGCAGCCGGGCGATCCGCGCCAGCGCCTTGAGGTGGTCGGCGCCCGCGCCTTCCGGCGCCAGCAGCAGGAACACCAGGTCGACCGGCTGGCCGTCCATCGCCTCGAAATCGATCGGGCGCTCCAGGCGGGCGAACAGGCCGAACAGCTTTTCCAGCTTGGGCAGCTTGCCGTGCGGGATGGCGACGCCATAGCCGACCGCGGTGGTGCCGAGCTTTTCGCGCTGCAGCAGAACCTCGAAAACCGCCCGCTCGTTCTGCCCCGTCAAAGCCGAGGCGCGCGCCGCCAGTTCCTGCAGCGCCTGCTTCTTGCCGTTGACCTTCAATGCCGGGAGAATCGCCTCGGGTGCGACCAGATCGGTAATCGTCATGGGGCGTTCCGAGGTGAATTAAACCGTAAGGTTGCGAATAGGCTCTAGCGGGTGACGTCGGTAAGACGAGGCGGGAGACCGGCTTGCAGCTCGCTCTTAGCTGGGGCGCTTCTACTCCAACGCAAGACCGGTGCCAACTGTCGCAAGCATTGTTCCAAGCCTCTGTTTGAAGCCTCTCCCCGCTGGGGCGGCGGACCATAGGGAGGGCCCTTTGACACGTCAATGCCAGCCGCGTCTAGCCCCCCGACTTAACCACCGGGGGATCTATCCAGCCGATATTGCCGTCGGCCCGCCGGTAAATGATGTTCACCCGGCCGCTGGAGCCATGCTGGAACACCACACAGGCGGCGCCGGTCAGGTCGAGTTCCATCACGGCTTCGCTGACCGAAAGCCGCTTCAGCGAGGTGGTGGCCTCGGCAATGATCACGGGGTTGTAGCTGGTGACCTCGTCGTCGTCTTCGCCGGGGGCCTCGATCACATAGCTCGGCGCGTCCAGCGTCGGCGCGGTCATCCCCGCCAGCGCTTCCGAGGCCGCGTGGGCCTTGCGGGCGGAGCGGTCCTTCAGCCGGCTCTTGTAGCGGCGCAGCCGCTTTTCGATCATCAAGAGCGCCTGGTCGGCGCTGGCATAGGCGTCGGCGGCGTTGGAATCGGCCTCCAGCGTGATTCCGGAATCCAGATGCAACGCGCAATCGGTGCGGAATCCGAAGCCGTCCTTGCTCAGCGTGATGTGGCCGGAATAATTGCCGTCGAAATATTTGCGCAGCACCTCGTCGGTGCGCTCGCTGACCCGGCCGCGCAGGGCGTCGCCGACATTGATGCTTTTTCCGGAAATCCGCAGAGTCATTTTTGATGCCTCGGTTGGTCAGGTAACCGACACTAGCCCGATTTGGCCCGGACGCAATCAGGCAGGCTGGATGTCGCGGGACCGGTCGGCGGAGGCGGCGGGAGCCGAGAGGGCATTGCCGAGCATGCTTTGCTTGTCACGGCGGCGCTGCACCGAAGACGGAATTCGCATCGCTTCACGGTATTTCGCGACCGTGCGTCGGGCGATATCAATGCCGGTGGCGCGCAATCGTTCCACGATGGTGTCATCTGACAGGATCAGTGCCGGGTCTTCCGCATCGATCAGCTGCTTGATGTGGTGACGCACCGCTTCCGCCGAATGGGCCTCGCCGCCGTCGGCGGAGGCAATCGAAGCGGTGAAGAAATACTTCAATTCAAAGCTGCCGCGATTGGTCGCCATGTATTTGTTGGCGGTGACGCGCGACACCGTCGATTCATGCATCTGGATCGCGTCCGCCACCGCCTTGAGGTTCAAGGGCCGCAGATGCGCCACGCCATGGGTGAAAAAGCCATCCTGCTGGCGCACGATCTCGGTTGCGACTTTCAGAATGGTGCGGGCGCGCTGATCGAGCGCGCGCACCAGCCAGGTGGCATTCTGCAGGCAGTCGGTGAAATAGGATTTGTCGCCGTCCTTGCGGATCGTCTTCGACAGCTCGGTATAATAGATCTGGTTGACCAGGACGCGCGGCAACGTGTCGCTGTTGAGTTCGACGTGCCAGCCGCCGTCGGGCCCGGGCCGCACATAGACGTCGGGCACCATGGTCTGGGTCCGCGTCGAGCCGAATTTCAGACCTGGCTTCGGATCGAGGCGGCGGATCTCGCCGATCATGTCGGTGATGTCTTCGTCATCGACGCCGCAGAATTTTCGCAGCGAGGCGATGTCGCGCTTGGCCAGGAGGTCGAGATGCTCGACCAGCGCCTGCATCGCCGGGTCGTAACGATCGAGCTCGCGAAGCTGGATCGCCAGGCATTCGCTCAAGGAGCGCGCGCAGACGCCGGGCGGATCGAATTTCTGCAGCACCGCGAGAACCGCCTCGACGTCCGCCTGCGGCGCCGCCAGCCGCTCGGCGGCCTGCCCGAGATCCGCCGGCACGTAACCGGCCTCGTCGACGAGGTCGATCAGATATTGGCCGATCATGCGCTGCGCGGGTTCGGTGAAGGCCACCGCGAGCTGTTCGGCCAAATGGCTACCGAGGGTCACCTCGGCGGCGACGAAGGCTTCGAGGTTGTAGGCCTCGTCGTTCGAGGCGCCACCGCCCCATTCGGTATAGGCAGTCGGCGCGGCGTCCTGCGCGTTGCGCGCGGCCGCCTCGGCCGGCTCCTCGGTGAAGACGTTATCGAGCGGGGTATCCAGCGTCTGTTCGATCT
This genomic window contains:
- a CDS encoding DUF1150 family protein, with the translated sequence MTEGNVVFEPAGVSTESLATLGEGHIAYVKQIRSEDVPGLFPQAPKIAPGLKLFALHAADGTPIMLTDSREAAIANAWSNELQAVSVH
- the rpoN gene encoding RNA polymerase factor sigma-54, encoding MALTQRLEFRQSQSLVMTPQLMQAIKLLQLSNLDLSAFVEEELERNPLLDRANDGPEAPVAGEPSAPERAEYADSDDSGPSYGDESGSERSEMAGGSPGDSFEPGQEEWMNRDLGSRTEIEQTLDTPLDNVFTEEPAEAAARNAQDAAPTAYTEWGGGASNDEAYNLEAFVAAEVTLGSHLAEQLAVAFTEPAQRMIGQYLIDLVDEAGYVPADLGQAAERLAAPQADVEAVLAVLQKFDPPGVCARSLSECLAIQLRELDRYDPAMQALVEHLDLLAKRDIASLRKFCGVDDEDITDMIGEIRRLDPKPGLKFGSTRTQTMVPDVYVRPGPDGGWHVELNSDTLPRVLVNQIYYTELSKTIRKDGDKSYFTDCLQNATWLVRALDQRARTILKVATEIVRQQDGFFTHGVAHLRPLNLKAVADAIQMHESTVSRVTANKYMATNRGSFELKYFFTASIASADGGEAHSAEAVRHHIKQLIDAEDPALILSDDTIVERLRATGIDIARRTVAKYREAMRIPSSVQRRRDKQSMLGNALSAPAASADRSRDIQPA
- the ptsN gene encoding PTS IIA-like nitrogen regulatory protein PtsN, with translation MTITDLVAPEAILPALKVNGKKQALQELAARASALTGQNERAVFEVLLQREKLGTTAVGYGVAIPHGKLPKLEKLFGLFARLERPIDFEAMDGQPVDLVFLLLAPEGAGADHLKALARIARLLRDQDVAKKLRASRDAPAIYSVLALPPATAA
- the hpf gene encoding ribosome hibernation-promoting factor, HPF/YfiA family, whose amino-acid sequence is MTLRISGKSINVGDALRGRVSERTDEVLRKYFDGNYSGHITLSKDGFGFRTDCALHLDSGITLEADSNAADAYASADQALLMIEKRLRRYKSRLKDRSARKAHAASEALAGMTAPTLDAPSYVIEAPGEDDDEVTSYNPVIIAEATTSLKRLSVSEAVMELDLTGAACVVFQHGSSGRVNIIYRRADGNIGWIDPPVVKSGG